One stretch of Riemerella columbina DNA includes these proteins:
- a CDS encoding replication-associated recombination protein A yields MNTNTPLAEKLRPKTLDQVIGQEHLTNENGPIRKMIENDTLSSIILWGPPGTGKTTLAEIISEKSGRKFFKLSAVSSGVKEVREVIDDAKKQHLFSGKPPILFIDEIHRFNKSQQDSLLHAVEKGWIVLIGATTENPSFEVVPALLSRAQVYVLKSLSYEKLESLIEVALERFNQDEKKDFKIIDKEAFIQYSGGDARKLINAVEWVLNQYKNTSKTEILTADVLQVLQENMAIYDKNGEQHYDIISAFIKSIRGSDPDAAVYWLGRMLVGGEDVKFIARRLLILASEDIGLANPNALTIANNCFQAVNVIGNPEARIILSECAIYLAVSPKSNSAYRAINEAMAIAKKTSHLPVPLHLRNAPTKLMKNLDYGKDYRYAHAYEGNFVKQEFLPEELRGQVFYQAGNNATEQKIKADQDKKWGR; encoded by the coding sequence TTGAATACAAACACACCTTTAGCGGAAAAACTGAGACCCAAAACTTTGGACCAAGTGATAGGGCAGGAGCACCTGACCAACGAGAACGGACCGATAAGAAAAATGATAGAAAACGATACACTGAGCTCTATCATTCTTTGGGGACCGCCAGGGACAGGGAAGACCACTTTGGCAGAGATTATTTCGGAGAAATCTGGACGGAAGTTTTTTAAGCTCTCGGCGGTTTCCAGCGGCGTTAAGGAAGTCCGAGAGGTGATTGATGATGCCAAAAAACAGCATTTATTTTCTGGAAAACCGCCTATTTTATTTATTGATGAAATCCATCGGTTTAATAAATCTCAGCAAGACTCATTGCTCCACGCTGTAGAGAAAGGCTGGATTGTCCTCATCGGTGCAACTACAGAAAATCCGAGCTTTGAGGTGGTGCCAGCCTTGCTATCTCGAGCGCAGGTTTATGTCTTAAAATCATTGTCTTATGAGAAGTTGGAAAGCTTGATTGAGGTGGCATTAGAGCGCTTTAACCAAGATGAAAAAAAAGACTTTAAGATCATCGATAAAGAAGCGTTTATTCAATATTCAGGGGGCGATGCCAGAAAGCTCATCAACGCGGTAGAATGGGTGCTTAATCAGTATAAAAACACTTCTAAAACGGAAATTCTAACCGCCGATGTCTTGCAAGTACTTCAGGAAAATATGGCGATTTATGATAAAAATGGCGAGCAGCATTATGATATTATTTCGGCGTTTATCAAGTCGATTAGAGGGAGTGATCCAGATGCGGCGGTGTATTGGCTGGGCAGAATGTTGGTCGGTGGTGAGGATGTGAAATTCATCGCGCGACGCTTGCTTATTTTGGCATCGGAAGATATAGGTTTAGCCAATCCTAATGCTTTAACGATAGCGAACAACTGTTTCCAAGCGGTCAATGTGATTGGGAACCCCGAAGCACGGATTATCCTCAGCGAATGTGCCATTTATTTAGCCGTATCGCCGAAGAGCAATTCTGCATATAGAGCCATCAATGAAGCGATGGCGATAGCAAAAAAAACTTCGCACCTTCCCGTGCCTTTGCATCTTAGAAATGCCCCAACCAAACTGATGAAAAATTTGGATTATGGCAAAGATTACCGCTATGCCCACGCCTATGAGGGCAATTTTGTAAAGCAAGAATTTTTACCCGAAGAATTGCGAGGGCAGGTGTTTTATCAAGCGGGGAACAACGCAACAGAACAAAAAATAAAAGCCGACCAAGATAAAAAATGGGGTCGGTAA
- a CDS encoding bifunctional nuclease family protein, which yields MNYKKLIIRGISPSQTQTGAYALLLEEEDSGIKLPIVIDYYGAQAISLGLEREAIKQPSRPLTHDLFSQFIDAAHYYFEYVVIYKIIDGVFFSNIHLKSKETHETVILDARTSDAVALAVRYDADIFSTVEVLEEAGILLEIHQVNTEEEMLELLMEEESLEELQLRLEEAVKNEDFDLAVELQDKIKKKQKKID from the coding sequence ATGAATTACAAAAAGTTAATCATAAGAGGAATATCGCCCAGCCAAACGCAGACGGGGGCTTATGCTTTGCTGTTAGAAGAGGAAGATAGCGGGATTAAATTGCCCATTGTGATAGACTATTATGGCGCACAGGCGATTTCTTTAGGTTTGGAGAGAGAGGCTATCAAACAGCCTTCCAGACCGCTCACCCACGATTTGTTTAGCCAGTTTATCGATGCCGCACATTACTATTTTGAATATGTGGTAATCTACAAAATTATTGATGGCGTGTTCTTCTCCAATATTCATTTAAAAAGCAAAGAAACCCACGAAACGGTGATTTTAGATGCACGCACTTCGGATGCGGTAGCCTTGGCGGTGCGCTATGATGCTGATATTTTTTCAACTGTAGAGGTGCTGGAGGAAGCGGGAATTTTACTGGAAATTCATCAAGTGAATACCGAGGAAGAGATGTTGGAACTACTGATGGAGGAAGAATCTTTGGAGGAACTCCAGCTGAGGTTAGAAGAAGCCGTGAAAAATGAAGATTTTGATTTAGCGGTAGAATTACAAGATAAAATTAAGAAAAAACAAAAGAAAATAGACTAA
- the lgt gene encoding prolipoprotein diacylglyceryl transferase, whose product MNTLLYITWNPPKGIELGPFTLHFYSLMFVIAFSLGYMIMKKIYKTDGVSEKYLEPLLTWTVVGTILGARLGHVIFYQPELFKEDFWSVFLPIRTKPHFEFTGFSGLASHGAAIALVLTTLYYSYNIIKKNPFWVYDRIGIVVALGGGFVRIGNFFNSEIIGKPAPEHSPFAILFPQQSFEYGPVVPRYPTQLFEAFGYFCLFILLWYLYRKTKVKYQQGWLFGLFLLLLWAIRFVVEFWKEPQGDEFIQWGGLNTGQVLSIPFMLAGVTIMLISKKFKTTEN is encoded by the coding sequence ATGAATACATTGTTATACATCACTTGGAACCCGCCTAAGGGCATAGAATTGGGACCTTTTACGCTTCATTTTTATAGCCTTATGTTCGTTATTGCGTTCAGTTTGGGGTATATGATTATGAAAAAAATCTATAAAACCGATGGTGTTAGTGAAAAATATTTAGAACCGCTACTCACTTGGACTGTGGTTGGGACTATTTTGGGTGCCAGATTGGGGCATGTTATTTTCTACCAACCCGAATTATTTAAAGAAGATTTTTGGTCGGTATTTTTGCCTATCCGCACAAAACCTCATTTTGAATTCACAGGTTTTTCTGGTTTAGCCAGCCATGGCGCCGCTATTGCCTTGGTGCTGACTACGCTCTATTATAGTTACAACATCATCAAAAAAAATCCATTTTGGGTTTATGACCGCATTGGGATTGTCGTGGCTTTGGGCGGTGGCTTTGTCCGAATTGGCAACTTTTTCAACTCTGAAATCATCGGTAAACCAGCGCCTGAACATTCACCATTTGCGATTTTATTTCCGCAACAAAGTTTTGAATATGGTCCCGTAGTGCCGCGCTATCCCACCCAACTTTTTGAGGCTTTTGGGTATTTCTGTCTGTTTATTTTGCTTTGGTATCTTTATAGAAAAACCAAAGTGAAATACCAGCAAGGTTGGCTTTTTGGGCTATTTTTATTGTTGCTGTGGGCTATTCGTTTTGTGGTAGAATTTTGGAAAGAACCCCAAGGCGATGAGTTTATCCAATGGGGCGGGCTCAATACGGGGCAAGTACTGTCCATTCCTTTTATGCTGGCTGGCGTCACTATTATGCTGATTTCCAAAAAATTCAAAACCACTGAAAACTAA
- the guaA gene encoding glutamine-hydrolyzing GMP synthase — protein MQNGIIILDFGSQYNQLIGRRIREMGVYTEILPYNTPLETILAKKPKGIILSGGPSSVNAEEAHLVDKVLFEQSIPVFGICYGMQLTTHLLGGKVKKGEKGEYGKAELEIQQSSRLFDGVAEKSTVWMSHFDEVETVPEGFVVNAKTDVISAISNEDKAIYCVQFHPEVSHTEEGTKMLENFVFNICKAEKNWKLTNYIDRTIADIKAKVGDQKVILGLSGGVDSSVAAVLIHKAIGDQLTCIFVDTGLLRKDEAQKVMENYGSHFNLNIKLIDASERFLSKLKGVSDPEEKRKIIGNEFVAVFDEESHKIEGAKFLAQGTIYPDVIESQSVNGPSAVIKSHHNVGGLPEEMAFELLEPLRELFKDEVRKVGEELGIPHHLVYRHPFPGPGLGIRVLGEVDAEKVRILQDADDIFIEELYKNDLYEKVSQAFVVLLPVKSVGVMGDERTYEYTAVMRSANTIDFMTATFSHFPWAFLEKVSNRIINEVQGINRVAYDISSKPPATIEWE, from the coding sequence ATGCAAAACGGAATTATCATATTAGATTTTGGTTCACAGTACAACCAACTCATTGGGCGGCGTATCCGAGAAATGGGCGTTTACACCGAAATTTTACCCTACAATACGCCTTTGGAAACCATTTTAGCCAAAAAACCTAAGGGGATTATCCTTTCAGGAGGACCGAGTTCCGTTAATGCCGAAGAAGCGCATTTGGTGGATAAAGTCCTGTTCGAACAGTCCATTCCTGTGTTTGGGATTTGCTACGGAATGCAGCTCACCACGCATCTTTTGGGCGGTAAAGTAAAAAAAGGCGAAAAAGGCGAGTACGGAAAAGCGGAATTAGAAATTCAGCAATCGTCTCGTTTATTTGATGGCGTTGCTGAAAAATCAACGGTTTGGATGAGTCATTTTGATGAGGTGGAAACCGTGCCAGAGGGCTTTGTTGTCAATGCAAAAACCGATGTGATTTCCGCCATTTCTAACGAGGATAAAGCCATTTATTGCGTTCAGTTTCACCCCGAAGTATCTCATACAGAGGAGGGGACGAAGATGTTAGAAAATTTTGTTTTTAACATTTGTAAAGCGGAAAAAAACTGGAAATTAACCAATTATATAGACCGCACCATTGCAGATATTAAGGCTAAGGTGGGTGATCAAAAGGTGATTTTAGGGCTTTCTGGCGGTGTGGATTCTTCCGTGGCTGCGGTGCTTATCCATAAGGCGATCGGCGATCAGCTGACTTGCATTTTTGTGGATACAGGCTTGCTCAGAAAAGATGAAGCTCAAAAGGTAATGGAGAATTATGGTTCTCATTTTAACCTCAATATCAAGCTGATAGATGCTTCGGAAAGGTTTTTATCAAAGTTAAAAGGCGTTTCTGATCCAGAGGAAAAACGAAAAATTATCGGCAATGAATTTGTGGCGGTGTTTGATGAAGAGTCGCATAAAATAGAAGGCGCGAAATTCTTGGCGCAAGGCACCATTTATCCTGATGTGATAGAGTCTCAGTCAGTTAACGGACCTTCGGCGGTGATAAAATCCCACCATAATGTGGGAGGTTTGCCAGAAGAAATGGCGTTTGAGTTGTTGGAGCCACTTCGGGAACTCTTTAAAGATGAGGTGCGAAAAGTGGGCGAGGAGTTAGGCATTCCGCACCATTTGGTGTACCGTCATCCTTTCCCTGGTCCAGGTTTGGGCATTCGGGTTTTAGGCGAAGTAGATGCCGAAAAAGTACGAATTCTACAAGATGCCGATGATATTTTTATTGAAGAACTTTATAAAAATGACCTTTACGAAAAGGTTTCGCAGGCGTTTGTGGTGTTACTTCCTGTAAAATCTGTGGGCGTAATGGGCGATGAGCGGACTTATGAATATACCGCTGTGATGCGCTCTGCCAACACGATAGATTTTATGACGGCGACTTTTAGCCATTTCCCTTGGGCATTTTTAGAAAAGGTGTCCAATAGAATTATCAATGAGGTGCAAGGCATCAACCGCGTGGCTTACGATATTTCCAGTAAACCGCCCGCTACTATTGAGTGGGAATAA
- a CDS encoding SDR family oxidoreductase, whose product MDLQGKVAYITGGTKGIGFGIAKILLSAGMKIAISGRNEADAIQAAKALSDDESKVLGLGSNVKNIQDEIAAVEKIKAHFGRLDVVVANAGLGHFKPVDELSVEEWQEMIDTNLSGVFYTLKASVEALKQSQGYFISISSLAGINFFEKGAGYNASKFGVVGFTQAAMLDLRKYNIKVTTIMPGSVASHFDQHQPSEEDHWKIQPEDIGQVVLDLLKLNPRTLPSKIELRPTLPK is encoded by the coding sequence ATGGATTTACAAGGAAAAGTAGCCTACATTACAGGAGGCACCAAAGGCATAGGTTTCGGCATTGCCAAAATATTGCTGTCGGCAGGAATGAAAATCGCGATAAGTGGCAGAAATGAAGCCGATGCCATACAAGCAGCAAAAGCCCTATCTGATGATGAAAGCAAGGTTTTGGGCTTAGGTTCTAATGTCAAAAATATTCAAGATGAAATAGCGGCGGTAGAAAAGATTAAAGCCCATTTTGGGCGGTTAGATGTGGTGGTGGCTAATGCTGGCTTAGGGCACTTTAAACCCGTAGATGAGCTGAGCGTGGAGGAGTGGCAAGAGATGATAGACACCAATCTGAGCGGAGTTTTTTACACCCTCAAAGCCTCGGTGGAGGCGCTTAAACAGTCGCAAGGCTATTTCATCAGTATTTCCAGTTTGGCAGGGATCAATTTTTTTGAAAAAGGAGCAGGGTATAACGCTTCTAAATTCGGGGTGGTGGGCTTTACCCAAGCCGCAATGTTAGACCTTAGGAAATACAATATTAAAGTCACGACCATTATGCCAGGCTCGGTAGCCAGCCATTTTGACCAGCACCAACCTTCCGAAGAAGATCATTGGAAAATACAACCAGAGGACATCGGGCAAGTGGTATTAGACCTTCTCAAACTTAACCCAAGGACTTTGCCGAGTAAAATAGAGCTAAGACCTACTTTGCCCAAATAA
- a CDS encoding nucleoside permease, translated as MDIKLRLTILNFLQYFVWGAWLITMANFWFGTKHWDSTQFGAVFGTMGIASIFMPTLAGIVADRWINAEKLYGVLQIAYAVTLFYLPHAESPTVFFWLMLLAMVFYMPTIALSNSVNYHILNDKGYDVVKVFPSLRVWGTIGFIVAMWITNLTGNKATEGQFYIAGAVAVVLGLYAFTLPASPPQKLIDKSASLAEQLGLNAFKLFGHYKMALFFMFSMLLGAALQLTNAYGDVYLSEFAFYPKYAKSIFVEKSTIIMSISQISETLFILAIPFFLRKFGIKKVMLMSMLAWVLRFGLFAYGNPGPGIWMIILSCIVYGMAFDFFNISGSLFVETTTDKKIRSSAQGLFMMMTNGFGAIIGSYTAGWIIDSFFTKKYDTAAALAQHLETTPQDASFIEILKNEFHTSILPDGRLSALVEVKDWHHIWLTFALYALVVAVLFAVMFKHKHHPKDVADFKH; from the coding sequence ATGGATATAAAATTACGACTCACCATCCTCAATTTTTTACAATATTTTGTTTGGGGCGCTTGGTTGATTACAATGGCGAATTTTTGGTTCGGAACGAAACATTGGGATAGCACGCAGTTTGGTGCGGTATTTGGCACTATGGGGATTGCCTCTATTTTTATGCCTACGCTGGCAGGGATCGTGGCAGACCGCTGGATAAACGCCGAAAAACTCTATGGCGTGTTACAAATTGCCTATGCGGTTACTTTGTTTTACCTGCCTCATGCAGAATCGCCGACGGTATTTTTCTGGCTGATGCTTTTAGCAATGGTGTTCTATATGCCAACCATTGCGCTTTCTAACTCGGTTAACTATCACATTCTCAATGATAAAGGTTATGATGTGGTCAAGGTTTTCCCAAGTCTTAGAGTTTGGGGGACCATAGGTTTCATCGTAGCGATGTGGATTACCAACCTTACGGGCAACAAAGCGACGGAGGGTCAATTTTATATCGCTGGTGCAGTAGCGGTCGTTTTGGGGCTTTATGCATTTACGCTACCTGCCTCGCCACCTCAAAAGTTGATTGATAAATCCGCTTCTTTGGCAGAGCAATTGGGACTTAACGCCTTTAAATTGTTTGGACATTATAAGATGGCGCTGTTTTTTATGTTTTCAATGTTGTTGGGCGCCGCACTCCAATTAACCAATGCCTATGGCGATGTTTATTTGAGTGAATTTGCGTTTTATCCTAAATACGCGAAATCTATATTTGTGGAGAAATCAACCATTATTATGTCCATTTCGCAAATTTCGGAAACGCTTTTTATCTTGGCTATTCCATTTTTCCTTAGAAAATTTGGAATTAAAAAAGTGATGCTGATGAGTATGTTGGCGTGGGTGCTTCGTTTTGGATTGTTTGCGTATGGGAACCCAGGTCCAGGCATTTGGATGATTATCCTCTCTTGTATTGTTTACGGTATGGCGTTTGATTTCTTCAATATTTCGGGGTCTTTGTTTGTGGAGACCACCACGGATAAGAAGATTCGCTCCTCGGCGCAAGGGCTTTTTATGATGATGACCAACGGCTTTGGCGCAATTATCGGTAGTTATACCGCTGGTTGGATTATTGATAGTTTTTTTACCAAGAAATACGATACCGCGGCAGCTTTGGCGCAACATTTAGAAACCACGCCACAAGATGCTTCATTTATTGAAATATTAAAAAATGAATTTCATACGAGTATTTTGCCTGATGGCCGCCTTTCTGCCCTTGTGGAGGTTAAAGATTGGCATCACATTTGGCTTACTTTTGCTCTGTATGCCTTGGTGGTAGCGGTGCTTTTTGCAGTGATGTTTAAGCACAAACACCATCCAAAAGATGTCGCAGATTTTAAACATTAA
- the yidD gene encoding membrane protein insertion efficiency factor YidD, with amino-acid sequence MKSRINHIFILPLVALIKFYQYAISPWLGKNCRYEPTCSHYMLEALRRHGLWRGFGLGIKRISRCHPWGGSGYDPVPKNIKNTDV; translated from the coding sequence TTGAAATCTCGCATCAACCATATTTTCATATTGCCGCTGGTGGCACTCATCAAGTTTTACCAATACGCCATTTCGCCGTGGTTAGGTAAAAACTGCAGGTATGAGCCCACTTGCTCTCATTATATGCTGGAGGCGCTGCGCCGCCATGGTTTATGGCGAGGTTTTGGGTTGGGCATCAAAAGAATTAGCCGATGCCATCCTTGGGGCGGTAGTGGCTACGACCCTGTGCCAAAGAACATTAAAAATACAGACGTTTAA
- a CDS encoding mechanosensitive ion channel family protein → MFLIDVNRSFTIGIDSAWDKTYDKLESWQRTLFSNIPNIIVAIIVFVICFFLSRVISKLTKKLLFKTNLQDSAKNVIARAVAGGVITLGIFLVLMVLNLNGILKTILAGAGVMGLAVGLALQGTLSNTFSGIVLSLIKNVKIGDWITSNGYSGEIIDIDFRMTTIRDVEHNIVLLPNKLVLDGPIKNSSLTNRRKLVLKCGVGYESDLELVKKITIETITNTVQNLSENPDIVFMYQEFGDSSINFELRCAIDTNSGLEVAMQKSNLIIALKKAYDAHNINIPFPIRTLQIDQLPEISVASGKSTNA, encoded by the coding sequence ATGTTTTTAATCGATGTAAATCGTAGTTTTACGATAGGGATAGACTCGGCGTGGGATAAAACTTACGATAAATTAGAATCTTGGCAAAGAACATTATTTTCTAATATTCCTAATATTATTGTTGCAATTATTGTCTTTGTTATTTGTTTTTTCTTATCCAGAGTGATTAGTAAACTGACGAAAAAACTACTTTTTAAGACCAATTTGCAAGATTCTGCTAAAAATGTAATTGCGAGAGCAGTAGCAGGAGGTGTGATTACTTTGGGGATTTTCTTAGTGCTGATGGTGCTTAACCTTAACGGTATTCTGAAAACCATTTTGGCAGGTGCTGGGGTTATGGGTTTAGCGGTCGGTTTGGCGCTCCAAGGCACGCTATCCAATACTTTTTCTGGAATTGTGCTTTCACTCATTAAAAATGTTAAAATCGGTGACTGGATTACTTCCAACGGCTATTCTGGCGAGATTATCGATATTGATTTTAGGATGACCACGATCAGAGATGTGGAGCATAATATTGTACTACTTCCGAATAAATTGGTGTTAGATGGTCCAATTAAAAATTCATCACTTACCAACAGAAGAAAGTTGGTGCTTAAATGCGGAGTGGGTTATGAGTCTGATTTAGAGTTGGTTAAAAAAATAACCATAGAGACAATAACCAATACAGTGCAGAATTTGTCCGAAAATCCAGATATTGTATTTATGTACCAAGAATTTGGGGATAGCTCTATCAATTTTGAGTTGAGATGCGCTATAGATACCAATTCTGGTTTAGAAGTAGCGATGCAAAAAAGCAACCTGATCATCGCTCTCAAAAAGGCTTACGATGCCCATAATATCAATATTCCGTTCCCTATTAGAACTTTGCAAATTGATCAATTGCCGGAAATTAGCGTGGCTTCAGGGAAATCAACCAATGCTTAA
- a CDS encoding electron transfer flavoprotein subunit alpha/FixB family protein codes for MAIFVYTETINGTYKKAAFEAVSYAKSIAEAVGDSVVAVSINPTDAAEALYQYGAEKVIHIKDEGLKSFSAKAYAQALSEVVDGQVIVFPHTTDAAAIAPMLAVIKNYALITNAVEKPTSVSPFEVKRKAFSGKAFMVAKAEGNGVIVTVSQNAFGVKENPVAGTVETRDLSVSNDDIKVVSHEQSSGKLDLKEAEIVVSAGRGMKGPENWGMIEDLAQVLGAATACSKPVSDIGWRPHSEHVGQTGKAIAPNLYIAVGISGAIQHLAGVNSSKTIVVINNDPEAPFFKSADYGVVGDAFQIVPALTEKIKALKGV; via the coding sequence ATGGCAATATTCGTATATACAGAAACAATTAACGGAACTTATAAAAAAGCCGCTTTTGAAGCCGTGTCTTATGCTAAATCCATCGCGGAGGCAGTGGGGGACAGCGTAGTGGCTGTAAGCATTAACCCAACGGATGCCGCAGAAGCGCTTTACCAATATGGCGCAGAAAAGGTTATCCACATTAAAGATGAAGGTTTAAAATCATTCAGCGCTAAAGCTTATGCCCAAGCCCTTTCAGAGGTGGTTGATGGTCAGGTGATCGTATTTCCGCACACCACAGATGCCGCCGCTATAGCGCCTATGTTGGCGGTGATTAAAAACTATGCTTTAATTACCAATGCAGTGGAAAAACCAACCAGCGTTTCTCCTTTTGAAGTAAAGCGCAAGGCGTTCTCAGGAAAAGCCTTTATGGTAGCAAAAGCGGAGGGAAATGGCGTGATCGTGACCGTATCTCAAAATGCTTTTGGCGTGAAAGAAAATCCAGTGGCTGGAACAGTTGAGACTCGGGATTTAAGCGTGAGCAATGACGATATCAAAGTGGTTAGCCACGAGCAATCTTCAGGAAAATTAGACCTCAAAGAAGCAGAAATTGTGGTTTCGGCAGGTAGAGGGATGAAAGGACCTGAAAATTGGGGGATGATAGAAGACTTGGCACAAGTGCTTGGCGCTGCTACGGCGTGTTCTAAGCCTGTGTCAGACATCGGTTGGAGACCACACTCTGAGCATGTGGGGCAAACTGGAAAAGCCATTGCGCCTAACCTTTATATAGCAGTAGGAATTTCAGGGGCAATCCAACATTTGGCAGGGGTTAACTCTTCAAAAACCATTGTGGTCATCAATAATGATCCAGAGGCACCGTTCTTTAAATCAGCGGATTATGGTGTGGTGGGAGATGCCTTCCAGATTGTACCAGCCTTAACAGAGAAAATAAAAGCGCTCAAAGGCGTATAA
- a CDS encoding electron transfer flavoprotein subunit beta/FixA family protein — protein MKILVCISSVPDTTSKINFTADHSAFDKNGIQWVINPLDEFALTKAVKLQQSAGAKVTVVNVGDAGTEAVIRKALAIGADEAIRVNAEPQDSFSVAQEIANVAKTGGYDLILCGKESIDYNGGAVPGMVAQLLEHSFVNACVGLEVNGTEATAVREIDGGKETVAVSLPLVVAGQKGLVDEKELIIPNMRGIMSARTKPLNVQESTAAEVKVKAVSFDSVPPRAAVKLFSPDDLDGLVKALHEEAKVI, from the coding sequence ATGAAGATATTAGTTTGTATCAGTAGTGTACCAGATACTACTTCTAAAATTAACTTTACCGCAGACCATTCTGCATTTGATAAAAACGGAATCCAGTGGGTCATTAATCCATTAGATGAATTTGCACTCACCAAAGCTGTAAAATTACAACAATCTGCAGGCGCTAAAGTCACTGTGGTTAATGTGGGAGATGCAGGCACCGAAGCCGTTATTAGAAAGGCTTTAGCCATAGGTGCTGATGAGGCAATTCGTGTGAATGCTGAGCCTCAGGATAGTTTTTCTGTAGCCCAAGAAATCGCGAATGTGGCTAAAACAGGCGGTTATGATTTAATCCTTTGTGGTAAAGAATCTATTGATTATAACGGCGGTGCAGTACCAGGAATGGTTGCTCAGTTATTGGAACATTCTTTTGTGAATGCTTGTGTTGGTTTAGAAGTGAATGGTACCGAAGCTACGGCGGTTAGAGAGATTGACGGCGGTAAAGAAACGGTTGCCGTGTCATTACCTTTGGTGGTTGCAGGTCAGAAAGGCTTGGTGGATGAAAAAGAACTCATTATCCCTAATATGCGAGGCATTATGTCGGCAAGAACCAAACCTTTAAATGTACAAGAGTCTACAGCAGCAGAGGTAAAAGTGAAAGCGGTATCTTTTGATAGCGTACCACCAAGAGCGGCGGTTAAACTATTCTCTCCTGATGATTTAGACGGATTGGTGAAAGCCCTCCACGAAGAGGCTAAAGTGATTTAA
- the purD gene encoding phosphoribosylamine--glycine ligase, which yields MRILIVGNGGRESALAIKLKEDHRITEMYFAKGNATTQTMGKTCHETDIVSLRNFAIKEKIDLTIVGPEAPLVDGLVDEFRKHDLKVFGPNQKAASLEGSKAFSKKFMQTYNVKTAEAQIFDSYENAKAYLQDRNYPVVIKASGLAGGKGVIICEDQEEAEAVIYDFMIRQIYGDAGIRVIIEEYLKGFEASIIAFSNGKTLFPCIPVKDYKKVGNGDTGANTGGMGSVAPSPEFTEAHMEDFKINVLEPTMAGLKAENLEFQGFIFFGLMVTAEGCYCLEYNMRLGDPETQVIMPLLENNLCDLIEDCLEGKNIELQFKDEKAVCLVMCSGGYPRNIETGFEITGLDKVTHSQILFAGATRQGDRIVTNGGRVLNLVATAPTYEEARESVYADALPVKFDYAFYREDIAKF from the coding sequence ATGAGAATACTAATTGTAGGAAACGGAGGTAGAGAGTCTGCCTTAGCCATCAAACTGAAAGAAGACCACCGCATAACAGAAATGTATTTTGCAAAAGGCAATGCTACCACCCAAACGATGGGGAAAACTTGCCACGAAACCGATATTGTTTCATTGAGAAACTTTGCGATTAAAGAGAAAATAGATCTTACCATTGTGGGGCCAGAAGCGCCATTGGTAGACGGTTTGGTAGATGAGTTTAGAAAACACGATTTAAAAGTGTTCGGTCCTAACCAAAAAGCGGCATCTTTGGAAGGCAGCAAGGCATTCTCTAAGAAGTTTATGCAAACTTATAATGTGAAAACCGCTGAAGCTCAGATATTTGACTCTTATGAAAATGCCAAAGCTTATTTACAAGATCGCAATTATCCAGTGGTGATTAAAGCCAGCGGATTGGCAGGCGGCAAAGGCGTTATCATTTGCGAAGACCAAGAGGAAGCGGAAGCGGTAATCTATGATTTTATGATCAGACAAATCTATGGAGATGCTGGTATTCGCGTGATTATTGAGGAATATTTGAAAGGTTTTGAAGCTTCTATCATTGCGTTTTCTAATGGAAAAACTTTGTTCCCGTGTATTCCTGTTAAAGATTATAAAAAAGTAGGTAATGGAGATACAGGCGCTAATACTGGCGGAATGGGGAGCGTAGCACCGAGCCCAGAATTTACAGAAGCCCATATGGAAGACTTCAAAATCAATGTGTTAGAACCTACAATGGCGGGGCTCAAAGCGGAAAATTTAGAATTCCAAGGCTTTATTTTCTTCGGATTGATGGTAACGGCAGAGGGCTGTTATTGTTTGGAATACAATATGAGATTGGGCGATCCAGAAACGCAGGTGATTATGCCATTATTAGAAAATAACCTCTGCGATTTAATTGAAGATTGCTTAGAAGGCAAGAATATAGAGCTTCAATTTAAAGATGAAAAAGCAGTATGTTTGGTGATGTGTTCTGGCGGTTATCCAAGAAATATTGAAACAGGCTTTGAAATCACAGGCTTAGATAAAGTCACCCATAGCCAAATTCTCTTTGCTGGCGCTACCAGACAAGGGGACAGAATTGTAACCAATGGTGGGCGTGTGCTTAATTTAGTCGCTACGGCACCTACTTATGAGGAAGCGAGAGAAAGCGTATATGCAGATGCCTTACCTGTAAAATTTGATTACGCATTTTATAGAGAAGACATCGCGAAATTTTAA